The DNA region TTGACCGACCCTGCCTGGTTTAAGACGGTGTACGTGCTGTCCGGGGTTTGGCAGAGCACGGGCTGGGGAACGATCATCTACCTGGCAGCCTTGTCGGGCGTGGACCCGCAGCTGCATGAAGCCGCCGTCGTCGACGGTGCCAGCCGGTTCAAACGGATTTTGCATATCAATCTTCCGGCGATCGTTCCGACCATTACGATATTGCTGATTTTGAATATGGGAAGCATTCTGGGCGTCGGCTTCGAGAAAATCCTGCTTCTCCAGAACCCGCTTAATATGGAGTCGTCCGATGTCATCTCGACCTTCGTTTATCGCTCCGGTTTGGTGGATGCGCAGTACAGCTTCTCAACGGCAGTCGGCTTGTTCAACTCCGTGGTCAATGCGATTCTGCTGCTCACGGTCAACCAAATTGCGCGGCGCACCAGCGAAAACAGTCTGTGGTAGAAGGAGGAATTACGCATGGCATCCGGAGTTAAAGAAAGCAACGGAGATAAACTGTTTCTATTCTGCAACTATCTGTACTTAACGATCGCGCTAGTCATTGTTCTGTACCCGCTGCTGTATATCGTCAGCGCATCGATCAGCGATCCGAAGGCCGTCGCCTCGGGCGAAATGTGGCTGTTCCCTAAAGGAATTACCTTCGAGGGCTATGCTCGGGTGTTCGAGAACCAGAATATCTGGATCGGCTACAAGAACACCATTATCTATACCGTGATCGGAACGGCGGTCAACCTGTTTGTCACGCTGCCGGCCGCTTACGCGCTAAGCCGGAGCGACTTTGTAGGCCGTGGATTCTTCATGGCGATGTTCCTGGTCACGATGTTTTTCGGCGGGGGCCTCGTACCGAGCTACCTGCTCGTCAAGGATCTCGGCATGGTCAACAGCATGTGGGCGCTCATTCTGCCGGGAGCCGCTTCGATCTGGAACATTATCGTTGCACGGACGTTCTTCCAGTCGACCATTCCGAAGGAGCTGCAGGAAGCCGCTCATATCGACGGATGTACGAATTTCCGGTTGTTCATCAAAATCGTGCTGCCGCTGTCGATGCCGATTATCGCCGTCATGGCGCTCTTCTATGGCGTCGGGCACTGGAACAGCTATTTCAGCGCCATGATCTATCTGAACGATGCGGCGAAGTATCCGCTGCAGCTCTTCCTGCGACAGATTCTGGTTCTGCAGGAGATGGCGGCCCAAGGCGGAGGAGCCATCGACATTTCATCGGCTGCCGCCATGAACTCGAAGGCCGAAATCGCCGCACTGGTCAAATACGCCGTCATCATCGTCGCAACGGTGCCAGTTATTGTCATCTATCCATTCCTTCAGCGTTACTTTGTGCAGGGTGTTATGATTGGTTCTGTAAAGGGCTGATCTTAAACCATAATCTACACCAAAAAAAGGGGAGTTGTTGTTATGAAGAAGCTTCGTAAGGCATCATCCGTTTTACTCTGTCTTACCTTGTCGGCAGCCATGCTTGCAGCCTGCGGTTCGCCAAAGGGAGACGGCGGTTCTGCCGCACCTTCCGGAACGTCCAGCAGCACGGAGGTCAAGAAGGAAGGCTTCCCGATCGTCGATGAGCCGATTACGCTGACGGTCATGTCCCAGGACGCCGGGGTGGCGGACTGGAAGACGATGCCTGTCCTGCAAGAGATGGAGAAATTGACGAACATCAAGCTGGAGTATCAGCTCT from Paenibacillus ihbetae includes:
- a CDS encoding carbohydrate ABC transporter permease; the protein is MASGVKESNGDKLFLFCNYLYLTIALVIVLYPLLYIVSASISDPKAVASGEMWLFPKGITFEGYARVFENQNIWIGYKNTIIYTVIGTAVNLFVTLPAAYALSRSDFVGRGFFMAMFLVTMFFGGGLVPSYLLVKDLGMVNSMWALILPGAASIWNIIVARTFFQSTIPKELQEAAHIDGCTNFRLFIKIVLPLSMPIIAVMALFYGVGHWNSYFSAMIYLNDAAKYPLQLFLRQILVLQEMAAQGGGAIDISSAAAMNSKAEIAALVKYAVIIVATVPVIVIYPFLQRYFVQGVMIGSVKG